Proteins encoded by one window of Synechococcus sp. MVIR-18-1:
- a CDS encoding fructosamine kinase family protein: MRTQLLEALQNDCAELQGCQCTSLEPVGSSSTWRAEVSDGRSLFLKLASPAMLKVESRGLRSLKHWADPALLLIPDPLGMVPVGELAALILPWLDFGRGDQYELGRGLARLHRTSADAGMDRFGWDEEGFIGLGPQPAGWLSSWGDAFVTLRLTPQLQLASSWGLALDQLEPLLAATRVWLDQHQPLSCLVHGDLWGGNASVLADERGALIDPACWWADREVDLAMTRLFGGFSARFYQGYQQEWPLDTNYQDRIDVYNLYHLLNHANLFGGSYKQQCLTAISAMRSMLL; encoded by the coding sequence ATGCGAACGCAACTGCTGGAGGCGTTGCAAAACGATTGTGCTGAGCTGCAGGGCTGTCAGTGCACGAGCCTGGAGCCCGTTGGCAGTTCTTCCACTTGGCGTGCGGAGGTATCGGATGGGAGATCGCTCTTCCTCAAGCTGGCATCACCAGCCATGCTCAAGGTGGAATCACGGGGGCTCCGCTCCCTGAAGCATTGGGCAGACCCTGCGCTTTTGTTGATCCCTGATCCGCTTGGGATGGTCCCAGTGGGAGAGCTTGCTGCTTTGATTTTGCCCTGGCTCGATTTTGGGCGAGGGGATCAATATGAGCTTGGACGAGGCTTGGCTCGCCTTCATCGAACCTCTGCTGATGCTGGGATGGATCGATTTGGTTGGGATGAAGAAGGTTTTATTGGCTTAGGTCCTCAACCAGCTGGGTGGTTGTCGTCTTGGGGAGACGCGTTTGTGACCTTGCGGCTGACCCCTCAGCTTCAGCTGGCATCAAGCTGGGGCTTGGCTCTTGATCAACTCGAACCTTTGCTAGCCGCAACACGGGTTTGGTTGGATCAACATCAGCCCCTGTCCTGTCTCGTGCATGGCGACCTTTGGGGTGGAAACGCTTCAGTGCTCGCAGACGAGCGGGGAGCTCTGATCGATCCAGCCTGTTGGTGGGCTGACCGGGAGGTGGATCTGGCGATGACTCGCTTGTTTGGAGGATTCAGTGCCCGTTTTTACCAGGGCTATCAACAGGAATGGCCCTTAGATACCAACTATCAAGATCGAATTGATGTTTACAACCTCTATCACTTGCTGAATCACGCCAACCTTTTTGGTGGTAGCTATAAACAACAATGCCTCACAGCAATCAGTGCCATGAGGTCAATGTTGTTGTGA
- a CDS encoding prephenate/arogenate dehydrogenase yields MDQGQGAQPWSIDRVGVVGMGLIGGSIALDLSQQGVEVQGLVHREVTAERARSRGLAPLVSTDPSCLQNCDLVILALPLESLLSPQESLIKAIPERAVVTDVGSVKAEVLAVWRDLHPRFVGSHPMAGTAQAGVDAGLTGLFCGRPWVSTPESSTDASALAVIQQLAARLGSHWLTADAARHDQAVALISHLPVIVSAALLRAVGEERDPAVLDLARTLASSGFADTTRVGGGNPALGTAMASHNTQAVLRSLAAYRWSLEQLEEAILEGHWAQLEKELEKTQSLRPQFLSD; encoded by the coding sequence ATGGATCAGGGGCAAGGGGCGCAGCCATGGTCGATCGATCGTGTTGGCGTGGTGGGGATGGGGTTGATCGGTGGCTCGATCGCCCTTGATCTCAGCCAGCAAGGGGTTGAGGTGCAAGGCCTTGTTCACCGTGAAGTCACGGCGGAGCGGGCCCGCAGCAGAGGGCTGGCTCCCTTGGTCAGCACCGATCCCAGCTGTCTTCAGAATTGCGACCTGGTGATCCTTGCCCTCCCTTTGGAGTCGTTGCTGAGTCCCCAAGAAAGCCTGATCAAGGCCATCCCCGAGAGGGCGGTGGTCACTGATGTGGGCTCGGTGAAGGCAGAGGTGCTGGCGGTTTGGCGCGATCTTCATCCGCGCTTTGTGGGGAGTCACCCCATGGCAGGAACGGCTCAAGCAGGCGTTGATGCTGGCCTGACGGGACTTTTTTGTGGCCGTCCCTGGGTGTCAACACCTGAGTCATCCACGGATGCGTCAGCGCTTGCGGTGATCCAGCAGCTGGCCGCCCGTCTCGGCAGCCATTGGCTTACCGCTGATGCTGCCCGTCATGACCAGGCCGTGGCGTTGATCTCCCATCTCCCGGTCATCGTTAGTGCTGCCCTGTTGCGAGCGGTAGGAGAAGAACGTGATCCTGCTGTCCTCGATCTCGCGAGGACCTTGGCATCGAGTGGCTTTGCCGATACCACCCGAGTGGGGGGTGGTAATCCTGCTCTCGGGACTGCAATGGCGTCACACAACACCCAAGCGGTGCTTCGTTCTTTAGCGGCGTATCGCTGGAGCTTGGAGCAGCTCGAAGAAGCAATTCTTGAGGGGCATTGGGCTCAGCTCGAGAAAGAGCTGGAAAAGACGCAATCGCTAAGACCGCAGTTTCTTTCGGATTAA
- a CDS encoding helicase, producing MLEVQAHQQLKQLLHLEEMPWEHHLTLSRLIGRSLRRQDRTRIRLSAGERDRWWLGLLVPLCLQSQDCVLVLDERQRQRFLHVELPRLRQGGLRLACWSGSTAPPGSQLWLLSPAELVNVHRRRGFKPSHQLIIPEAESLAQHLREAMELSIETQDWDRLRQAYPTAGPALLDLHERLSRQLFAASSRSTCDLPMPGSALVSLRDLIGLLGAAPEPWTELLTLQPSQWASWAHLDQHLLQWTWTLQPLEPLQTLHGLLEQHASILLQTDGVSLERIRRTGGKSTESGAVVDIQLHDRMRTEPLRLFAPRRQPLPNTAIYAEHLLDQCRRLILGRRGLTVVLLDDPGLRQKLTTELAGEFGSRVIHQDTAPDVNGVICCGWSWWMDHQNQLPALDQLIIALLPVSSLEDPLTAARVESLKQLGQDWFRDLLLPEALAKLVPAITPLRQSGGRLAILDGRVRARSWGKQVLRALEPWSPLQRLLPD from the coding sequence ATGCTGGAAGTTCAAGCCCATCAGCAGCTCAAGCAGCTTCTCCATCTGGAGGAGATGCCTTGGGAGCACCATCTAACGCTCAGCCGTCTGATCGGTCGCAGCTTGCGCAGACAAGATCGCACCCGCATCCGCTTGTCTGCTGGAGAGCGGGATCGCTGGTGGCTGGGGTTGCTTGTTCCTCTTTGCCTGCAATCCCAAGACTGCGTGTTGGTGCTTGATGAACGCCAACGGCAACGCTTCCTTCATGTCGAACTGCCTCGTCTGCGCCAGGGAGGATTAAGGCTTGCCTGTTGGAGCGGCAGCACGGCTCCTCCCGGCTCACAACTCTGGCTGCTCTCTCCCGCCGAACTGGTCAACGTTCACCGCCGCCGCGGCTTCAAACCTTCGCATCAGTTGATCATTCCTGAAGCGGAATCTTTGGCTCAGCATCTGCGCGAAGCGATGGAACTCAGCATCGAAACCCAGGATTGGGATCGGTTGCGTCAGGCCTACCCAACAGCAGGTCCTGCGCTCCTCGACCTCCACGAACGGCTCAGCCGCCAATTGTTCGCCGCCTCCAGCCGATCCACTTGCGACCTCCCAATGCCAGGTAGCGCGTTGGTGAGCCTGCGCGACTTGATCGGTTTGCTTGGGGCAGCGCCAGAGCCCTGGACTGAATTGTTGACCCTCCAACCTTCGCAGTGGGCCAGCTGGGCACACCTCGATCAACACCTGCTGCAATGGACCTGGACTCTCCAACCCCTGGAGCCGCTCCAAACCCTTCATGGCCTGCTGGAGCAACACGCCTCGATTCTTCTTCAAACGGATGGCGTCTCTCTGGAGCGAATCAGACGTACCGGTGGGAAGTCAACAGAATCAGGGGCCGTGGTGGACATCCAGCTCCACGATCGAATGCGTACGGAACCGCTGCGTTTGTTCGCACCCAGACGACAACCGTTGCCGAATACGGCGATCTATGCGGAGCACCTTCTTGATCAATGCCGGCGCTTAATTCTTGGGCGTCGTGGGCTGACCGTTGTTTTGCTGGACGATCCAGGGCTCAGGCAAAAACTCACCACCGAACTCGCTGGAGAATTTGGCAGCAGAGTGATTCATCAAGACACAGCGCCGGACGTCAACGGAGTGATCTGCTGCGGTTGGTCTTGGTGGATGGACCATCAGAACCAGCTACCGGCCCTGGATCAGCTCATCATTGCCCTACTTCCTGTGTCCAGCCTGGAAGATCCACTCACAGCCGCTCGGGTGGAATCGTTGAAACAACTGGGGCAGGATTGGTTCCGCGATCTGCTTCTGCCGGAGGCTCTAGCAAAGCTGGTTCCAGCAATCACCCCCCTCAGGCAGAGCGGCGGAAGGCTCGCCATTTTGGATGGAAGAGTCCGCGCACGCAGCTGGGGCAAACAGGTCCTACGTGCCCTCGAGCCCTGGTCTCCTCTGCAGAGGCTGTTACCGGACTGA
- a CDS encoding NAD(P)H-quinone oxidoreductase subunit N, producing MPLLLSGRGFRRELESAGCMAVFAPLEGGAETRLLRRLRGAGYRTQLSSARGLGDPEVFLFQKHGIRPPHLGHQSVGRGAAVGEVQEVMPLLGEAMLGSKPVALWLLEGQVLSRSELSALCDLCRREPRLKVVVEMGGARSLRWQPMKELLSN from the coding sequence ATGCCGCTGCTGCTGTCTGGTCGTGGTTTCCGCCGTGAGCTGGAGTCAGCAGGTTGCATGGCAGTCTTCGCGCCCCTTGAAGGGGGAGCCGAAACTCGGTTGCTAAGGCGATTGCGTGGAGCTGGCTATCGCACGCAGCTTTCGTCTGCCCGCGGTTTGGGCGACCCCGAGGTGTTTTTGTTTCAAAAGCATGGAATCCGTCCGCCCCATCTCGGGCATCAAAGCGTTGGCCGTGGTGCCGCTGTGGGCGAGGTCCAAGAGGTGATGCCACTGCTCGGTGAGGCGATGCTTGGCTCAAAGCCTGTTGCGCTTTGGCTTCTTGAAGGCCAGGTGTTATCTCGCTCTGAATTGTCGGCTCTATGTGATCTTTGTCGCCGAGAGCCTCGTTTGAAAGTGGTTGTGGAGATGGGTGGCGCTCGAAGTCTTCGCTGGCAACCGATGAAGGAGCTGCTGAGCAACTGA
- the crtD gene encoding C-3',4' desaturase CrtD, producing MQKRDDVIVVGGGIAGLTAAALLAHDGVSVTLLEAHYQPGGCAGTFRRGEYTFDVGATQVAGLEPGGSHARIFQHLNLPLPGAELLDPGCVVDLADGSAPVRLWHDPQRWQEERQQHFPGSERFWQLCSFLHQSNWQFAGSDPVLPIRNGWDLKQTLAALHPGNLLSAPLSLCTVKDLLTLSGCGSDQRLRRFLDLQLRLYSQQPADQTAALYGATVLQMCQAPLGLWHLHGSMQVLSESLASGLKRDGGTMLLRHRVQQLQQNADGSGWQLRVEGPGRKEQIFRAGDVISTLPPQCLPELIVPKCNADQTPMPAPYRQHLTELEAPSGALVFYGAIDRADLPDDCPGHWQRDASDPGSVFISISREGDGRAPKGQATVIASVFTTPKGWFSGSEAEYQSKKEACQAKIRSTVEAALGLSEHTWRHQELATPRGFLRWTGRPNGIVGGLGQSPSRFGPFGLASRTPMPGLWLCGDSIHPGEGTAGVTLSALMACRQLLAQRGQTLQLHS from the coding sequence ATGCAAAAACGCGACGACGTGATCGTGGTCGGCGGTGGCATCGCTGGACTCACCGCAGCGGCTCTGCTGGCACACGACGGTGTTTCAGTCACCCTTTTAGAAGCGCATTATCAGCCGGGGGGCTGTGCAGGGACCTTCCGGAGAGGGGAGTACACCTTTGATGTGGGTGCCACCCAAGTGGCAGGCCTCGAACCTGGTGGCAGCCACGCCCGCATCTTTCAACATCTGAATCTTCCTCTCCCAGGGGCCGAACTGCTTGATCCAGGCTGCGTGGTTGACCTAGCCGATGGGTCAGCCCCCGTGCGCCTTTGGCATGATCCCCAGCGCTGGCAGGAGGAACGACAACAACACTTTCCAGGAAGCGAAAGGTTCTGGCAGCTCTGCAGCTTTCTTCACCAAAGCAATTGGCAATTTGCTGGTTCCGACCCTGTTTTACCGATTCGCAATGGCTGGGATTTAAAGCAAACGCTTGCTGCGCTCCATCCCGGAAATTTGCTCAGCGCTCCTCTGAGTCTCTGCACAGTCAAAGACCTTTTAACGCTCTCTGGCTGCGGCAGTGATCAACGCCTGCGTCGTTTTCTCGATCTACAGCTCAGGCTTTACTCCCAACAACCTGCCGATCAAACCGCAGCGCTTTACGGAGCGACGGTGTTGCAAATGTGCCAAGCCCCTCTTGGCCTGTGGCACCTCCACGGATCGATGCAGGTGCTGAGTGAATCGCTGGCATCTGGGTTGAAGCGCGATGGAGGAACCATGCTTCTGCGTCACCGCGTGCAGCAACTTCAACAAAACGCAGATGGTTCAGGCTGGCAACTACGCGTCGAAGGACCAGGTCGAAAGGAGCAGATCTTTCGAGCTGGCGATGTGATCAGCACGCTCCCTCCTCAGTGCCTGCCTGAATTGATCGTTCCTAAATGCAACGCTGACCAGACCCCCATGCCAGCGCCCTATCGCCAACACCTCACTGAGCTCGAGGCTCCCAGTGGGGCCCTGGTGTTTTATGGCGCCATCGACAGGGCGGATCTACCGGACGACTGTCCAGGCCATTGGCAACGCGATGCAAGCGATCCTGGCTCTGTCTTTATCTCCATCAGCCGTGAGGGAGACGGCAGGGCTCCGAAAGGGCAAGCCACCGTGATTGCCAGCGTGTTTACGACCCCTAAGGGATGGTTCTCAGGCTCAGAAGCCGAGTACCAAAGCAAAAAAGAAGCCTGTCAAGCCAAGATCCGCAGCACGGTGGAAGCCGCCTTGGGCTTGTCGGAACACACCTGGCGTCATCAAGAGCTGGCGACACCGCGGGGCTTTCTCCGCTGGACCGGACGGCCAAACGGCATCGTCGGTGGCTTGGGGCAATCCCCCAGTCGTTTCGGACCCTTTGGCCTGGCAAGCCGCACCCCCATGCCTGGGCTTTGGCTTTGTGGAGATTCCATTCATCCAGGTGAGGGAACGGCCGGGGTCACCCTGTCTGCCCTCATGGCCTGTAGGCAGTTGCTGGCTCAACGCGGTCAAACCCTTCAGCTGCACAGTTAA
- a CDS encoding HAD family hydrolase, protein MSLQPLLVFDFDGVILDGMDEYWSSSRKACLSLLQGVFLPEQTPSRFRQLRPWVHHGWEMVLIAAFLQESDGPLQRLGVDAFAADYDQQLRAGLDRFGWKPSLLQDSLERVRRQAVSGDRAGWVALHRPFKGVQERLAGLEEEGVAWSVLTTKGRDFTDELLDAFQLRPVRLDGRESGPKPEVLLRLRREWALKGFVEDRRATLEVVLETPGLEGLKCFLADWGYLRPADREGLPEGLDLLSTSKFAAPLAIWP, encoded by the coding sequence GTGTCGTTGCAGCCTCTCCTCGTTTTCGATTTCGATGGGGTGATCCTCGACGGGATGGATGAGTACTGGTCGAGTTCTCGAAAAGCTTGTCTATCCCTTCTCCAGGGAGTGTTTTTGCCTGAGCAAACACCGAGTCGCTTTCGTCAATTGCGCCCCTGGGTGCATCACGGCTGGGAGATGGTCCTGATCGCTGCGTTCCTTCAAGAGTCAGACGGACCGTTGCAGCGTCTTGGTGTTGATGCTTTCGCCGCGGATTATGACCAACAGCTTCGAGCTGGTCTCGATCGGTTTGGCTGGAAACCGTCGCTGCTACAAGACTCCCTCGAACGTGTTCGTCGTCAGGCCGTGTCCGGCGATCGTGCTGGTTGGGTGGCCTTGCATCGGCCGTTTAAAGGGGTGCAGGAGCGTTTGGCTGGGTTGGAGGAGGAGGGTGTGGCTTGGTCTGTGCTCACCACAAAAGGGCGAGATTTCACGGATGAGTTGCTTGATGCTTTTCAGCTTCGACCCGTACGCCTCGATGGCAGAGAGTCCGGCCCCAAGCCTGAGGTGTTACTCCGCTTGCGCCGCGAATGGGCGCTAAAGGGTTTTGTGGAAGACCGGCGGGCCACCCTTGAAGTGGTGTTGGAGACGCCTGGGCTTGAAGGCCTGAAGTGCTTTTTGGCCGATTGGGGATATCTGCGTCCGGCCGACCGAGAGGGTTTGCCGGAAGGGCTGGATTTGCTCTCAACCAGCAAATTTGCAGCCCCCTTGGCGATCTGGCCCTGA
- a CDS encoding DUF1815 family protein, with protein sequence MFSRLADQYRSVVKDLVMSLHALASSLQKQGIVATCYSCNDGHSPDGNGASFVAELGDQHLVRFLVSDFGISWVESRNGRELVKFEGAEAIQELQRIVTSIQERSAMGSTPEIASR encoded by the coding sequence ATGTTTTCACGCCTTGCCGATCAGTACCGCTCCGTCGTCAAAGATTTGGTCATGAGCCTTCATGCCCTTGCTTCAAGTCTTCAAAAGCAAGGGATCGTTGCCACTTGCTACAGCTGCAATGACGGCCACAGCCCTGACGGCAATGGCGCATCATTCGTGGCCGAACTCGGCGATCAGCACCTCGTGCGTTTTCTGGTGTCCGATTTCGGAATTAGCTGGGTTGAATCCCGTAATGGGCGCGAACTCGTGAAGTTTGAGGGTGCAGAAGCCATTCAGGAGCTTCAACGAATCGTCACCTCCATTCAGGAGCGCTCCGCAATGGGCAGCACCCCTGAAATCGCAAGCCGTTAA
- a CDS encoding AAA family ATPase, whose product MTTERITDDLNRLVSLLPAELQASLASPESRDQLLEVVLDLGRLPEARYSGWSIPLGDSSITRADLKAMVERLGEFGSDNRAGIERTLHRISAIRNRRGEVVGLTCRVGRAVFGTVEMVRDLLDSGDSLLLMGRPGVGKTTALREIARVLADDLGKRVVVIDTSNEIAGDGDIPHPAIGRARRMQVARPELQHHVMIEAVENHMPEVIVIDEIGTELEARAARTIAERGVTLVATAHGNALSNLIKNPTLCDLVGGIESVTLGDDEARRRRSQKTVLERAAEPTFTMAVEMHSRSRWAVYREVGRAVDALLRGQVPSSEERKMASDGRVLRVEPLQVSPSPLRRPSLAPVPLPDPVDSTPRQPLGVGVAQPERMMPQAPPKLFQVLCCGLSEQRLDEAVRRHDWAVQAVEDLMQADVVLSVRQGLGRQPELRRQARDAGVPILVIKSDTLPQVERALERLLMRRDSGASHRDAADSGDQFDASAALEECRLAVEQVVVPQGRPVELLPRSEDVRQMQADLVTRYRLRSDVYGSSGQRRLRVFPP is encoded by the coding sequence ATGACGACCGAGCGCATTACCGACGACTTAAACCGACTCGTCTCTTTGCTTCCTGCAGAGCTCCAAGCCTCGTTGGCTTCGCCGGAGTCGAGAGACCAACTCCTTGAGGTTGTTCTCGACCTTGGACGTCTTCCAGAAGCCCGTTATTCCGGTTGGTCGATCCCTCTTGGAGACAGCAGCATTACGCGTGCTGATCTGAAGGCGATGGTGGAACGTCTTGGTGAGTTTGGTTCCGACAACAGGGCGGGTATTGAGCGAACCTTGCATCGCATCAGTGCCATTCGTAATCGTCGAGGTGAAGTGGTGGGCCTGACCTGCCGCGTTGGGCGCGCTGTGTTTGGGACGGTGGAGATGGTGCGCGATCTTCTCGATAGCGGTGACTCCTTGCTTCTCATGGGCCGGCCTGGGGTCGGTAAAACCACTGCTTTGCGCGAGATCGCTCGTGTGCTCGCGGATGACCTGGGTAAGCGTGTCGTGGTGATCGATACCAGCAATGAAATTGCCGGGGATGGTGATATCCCTCATCCAGCGATTGGTCGAGCGCGGCGCATGCAGGTGGCTCGACCAGAGCTTCAGCATCACGTGATGATCGAGGCCGTGGAAAACCACATGCCCGAAGTGATCGTCATTGATGAAATCGGTACCGAGTTGGAGGCGCGTGCAGCCCGCACGATTGCTGAACGGGGTGTGACCTTGGTGGCGACAGCGCACGGAAATGCCCTGTCCAATTTGATCAAAAATCCCACTTTGTGTGATCTAGTTGGCGGCATTGAATCCGTCACCCTTGGCGATGATGAGGCTCGCCGTCGTCGCAGTCAGAAAACGGTGCTCGAACGGGCAGCGGAACCCACCTTCACCATGGCTGTGGAGATGCACAGTCGCAGTCGCTGGGCTGTTTATCGAGAGGTGGGACGAGCGGTTGATGCCTTGCTGCGCGGGCAAGTGCCCAGTTCTGAGGAGCGAAAAATGGCTTCGGATGGACGCGTTCTTCGGGTGGAACCTCTCCAGGTGTCGCCCTCGCCCTTAAGGCGTCCTTCCTTGGCGCCGGTTCCGCTTCCAGACCCCGTGGATTCAACCCCACGTCAACCCTTAGGAGTGGGTGTTGCGCAGCCAGAAAGGATGATGCCTCAGGCACCGCCCAAGTTGTTCCAGGTTCTGTGTTGCGGCCTGAGTGAGCAACGGCTGGATGAAGCGGTTCGCCGTCATGACTGGGCTGTTCAGGCCGTGGAAGATCTGATGCAGGCCGATGTGGTGCTGAGCGTTCGCCAAGGCCTTGGTCGTCAACCTGAACTGCGCCGTCAAGCGAGAGACGCTGGTGTCCCGATTTTGGTGATCAAATCCGACACCCTTCCTCAAGTGGAGAGGGCTTTGGAGCGTCTGTTGATGCGCCGTGATTCAGGTGCGAGTCATCGAGACGCAGCGGACTCTGGTGATCAGTTCGACGCCTCTGCCGCTCTTGAGGAATGCCGCTTGGCTGTCGAGCAAGTGGTGGTTCCGCAGGGCCGTCCCGTGGAGCTCCTTCCCCGCAGCGAAGACGTGCGCCAAATGCAGGCAGACCTTGTGACTCGCTATCGCCTTCGCAGCGATGTATACGGCAGCAGTGGCCAGCGGCGCCTGAGAGTATTTCCACCCTGA
- a CDS encoding LdpA C-terminal domain-containing domain produces the protein MKLICGASNQDLASIGDLCALFSVAGVHCVDVAADAAVVRAARDGLDWAWERTGRRPWLMVSVSDGNDAHFRKAVFDPGLCPPDCSRPCERVCPADAIRATVGVDERLCYGCGRCWPACPPQLIESLDRRVGLNDLAPLLHDLRPDALEIHTAPGRLNAFQATLEQVRLADVPLKRLSVSCGLEGHQVTVESLSKELWQRHQALRAYQQRPLWQLDGRPMSGDLGVGTARSAVGLWEQIQPLAPPGPLQLAGGTNTATLGLLPCQGGSIGPAGVAFGGVARTLVQPFFQAAQDQGSRLRDWPDGWAQSLQAARTLITPWLRRS, from the coding sequence GTGAAGTTGATTTGTGGCGCCAGCAATCAAGACTTGGCCTCGATTGGGGATCTGTGTGCGCTCTTTTCAGTTGCAGGTGTTCATTGCGTGGACGTGGCCGCTGATGCTGCCGTTGTGCGTGCTGCCCGCGACGGATTGGATTGGGCCTGGGAGCGTACTGGGCGCCGCCCTTGGTTGATGGTGAGTGTGAGCGATGGAAATGATGCCCATTTCCGTAAGGCGGTTTTCGATCCAGGCCTTTGTCCCCCCGATTGTTCACGGCCTTGCGAACGGGTGTGTCCAGCCGATGCCATCCGAGCGACGGTTGGGGTTGATGAACGGCTTTGCTATGGGTGCGGTCGCTGTTGGCCGGCATGCCCACCTCAATTGATCGAATCCTTGGATCGTCGAGTGGGTCTGAATGACTTGGCTCCCCTTCTTCACGACTTGCGTCCGGATGCATTGGAAATACACACGGCTCCAGGGCGCTTGAATGCTTTTCAGGCCACCCTTGAACAGGTTCGTCTCGCTGATGTTCCCTTGAAGCGGCTGTCCGTGAGTTGTGGACTTGAAGGCCATCAGGTCACGGTGGAGTCTCTTTCCAAAGAACTGTGGCAGCGCCATCAGGCCTTGCGTGCATACCAGCAACGCCCGCTTTGGCAACTAGATGGCCGTCCGATGAGCGGAGATCTTGGGGTTGGAACTGCTCGTTCGGCCGTTGGCCTTTGGGAGCAGATTCAGCCCCTAGCACCGCCTGGGCCATTGCAGTTGGCTGGTGGGACCAACACAGCAACACTTGGTTTGCTCCCATGCCAAGGCGGGTCGATTGGACCTGCTGGTGTTGCTTTTGGTGGTGTGGCTAGAACGCTCGTTCAGCCCTTTTTTCAAGCTGCGCAAGACCAAGGATCTCGCTTGCGCGATTGGCCGGATGGCTGGGCTCAGTCTCTTCAAGCTGCGCGCACATTGATTACGCCCTGGTTGAGGCGTAGCTGA
- a CDS encoding DUF2839 domain-containing protein, with product MGEARRRTSLGLPPKQRKTDPKDSERIVAWLPLTRSQSQQFVALTTKGAWIGIGGLVVLWIVVRFIGPAAGWWTLSDMP from the coding sequence ATGGGAGAAGCTCGACGTCGCACCAGCCTGGGACTACCTCCAAAGCAACGCAAAACAGACCCCAAGGACAGCGAGCGAATCGTTGCCTGGCTGCCATTAACCCGGAGCCAATCCCAGCAATTCGTTGCCCTCACAACAAAGGGGGCCTGGATTGGGATCGGAGGACTCGTGGTTCTTTGGATCGTGGTGCGTTTTATTGGACCAGCGGCAGGCTGGTGGACGCTCTCCGACATGCCATAA
- the recA gene encoding recombinase RecA, producing the protein MPADVKASHSSAGDPRPGERDKALDLVLGQIERNFGKGSIMRLGDASRMRVETISTGALTLDLALGGGYPKGRVVEVYGPESSGKTTLTLHAIAEVQKRGGVAAFVDAEHALDPVYAASLGVDVENLLVSQPDTGEMALEIVDQLVRSAAVDIVVIDSVAALTPRAEIEGEMGDLSVGGQARLMSQAMRKITGNIGKSGCTVIFLNQLRLKIGVTYGNPETTTGGNALKFYASVRLDIRRIQTLKRGTEEYGIRAKVKVAKNKVAPPFRIAEFDILFGRGISTLGCILDLAEETGVVTRKGAWYSYEGDNIGQGRDNTIGWLEQNPEAKDAIEVLVRQKLTEGSEVTSNSMRPLAAAARSAAAKPLAKPADTDKKSLADGAA; encoded by the coding sequence ATGCCAGCCGACGTGAAAGCCTCTCATTCCTCCGCAGGAGATCCCCGTCCAGGTGAGAGGGATAAAGCCTTGGACCTTGTGCTCGGTCAGATCGAGCGGAATTTTGGCAAGGGCTCAATTATGCGTTTGGGAGATGCCTCCCGGATGCGGGTGGAAACCATCTCCACGGGCGCTCTCACTCTCGACCTTGCCCTAGGCGGTGGGTACCCCAAGGGGCGAGTGGTGGAGGTTTACGGGCCTGAAAGTTCAGGCAAGACCACACTCACGCTGCATGCCATCGCTGAGGTGCAAAAGCGTGGAGGGGTGGCGGCATTCGTCGACGCTGAGCACGCCCTAGATCCTGTCTATGCGGCTTCCCTTGGTGTTGATGTAGAAAATCTCCTGGTCTCCCAGCCGGATACGGGTGAGATGGCCCTTGAAATCGTCGATCAGCTCGTTCGTTCTGCCGCTGTTGACATCGTGGTGATCGACTCCGTCGCTGCGTTGACGCCTCGGGCTGAGATTGAAGGAGAGATGGGTGATTTGTCTGTTGGGGGCCAAGCTCGCTTGATGAGTCAGGCCATGCGCAAGATCACTGGCAACATCGGTAAATCCGGTTGCACCGTGATCTTCCTGAACCAACTTCGTCTGAAGATCGGAGTGACCTATGGCAATCCTGAGACCACAACGGGTGGAAATGCGCTGAAGTTCTACGCCTCAGTGCGGCTTGATATTCGCCGGATCCAAACTCTCAAACGTGGCACTGAGGAGTACGGCATTCGGGCGAAAGTGAAGGTGGCGAAAAACAAGGTGGCGCCTCCGTTCAGGATTGCCGAATTCGATATTCTTTTTGGGCGCGGCATCAGTACGCTCGGATGCATTCTCGATCTGGCTGAGGAAACAGGAGTCGTCACGCGTAAAGGGGCCTGGTACAGCTACGAGGGCGACAACATTGGCCAAGGTCGTGACAACACAATTGGTTGGCTCGAGCAAAACCCCGAAGCCAAGGACGCCATCGAAGTGCTTGTGCGTCAGAAGTTGACCGAAGGATCGGAAGTGACCTCGAATTCGATGCGCCCTTTGGCTGCTGCTGCTCGCTCAGCGGCTGCCAAGCCGTTGGCGAAACCTGCTGATACGGATAAAAAGTCCCTTGCTGATGGGGCTGCTTAA